One Allostreptomyces psammosilenae DNA segment encodes these proteins:
- a CDS encoding GNAT family N-acetyltransferase, which translates to MELLFTLDPDVTDELREEIVELWTDVSNAGGAVGFVPPVDREDVRPTAEASLAGLADGADRLLVGRDEAGRLVAMVFFTGKRFVLQEHWCTIKRLMVRPDRQGGGLGRRLMAEVDRQGRALGYEALHLTLRGGLGLEVFYARCGWKEVGRLPGALRVAPGDDRDEVHMWRSLL; encoded by the coding sequence ATGGAACTGCTGTTCACCCTGGATCCGGACGTCACCGACGAGCTGCGCGAGGAGATCGTGGAGCTGTGGACGGACGTCTCCAACGCGGGCGGAGCGGTGGGCTTCGTGCCGCCGGTGGACCGGGAGGATGTCCGGCCGACCGCCGAGGCGTCGCTGGCCGGGCTCGCCGACGGGGCGGACCGGCTGCTGGTGGGCCGTGACGAGGCCGGGCGGCTGGTGGCGATGGTGTTCTTCACCGGCAAGCGGTTCGTGCTCCAGGAGCACTGGTGCACGATCAAGCGGCTGATGGTCCGTCCGGACCGCCAGGGCGGGGGGCTGGGGCGGCGGCTGATGGCGGAGGTCGACCGCCAGGGCCGGGCGCTGGGCTACGAGGCGCTGCACCTGACGCTCCGTGGCGGGCTGGGCCTGGAGGTCTTCTACGCCCGCTGCGGGTGGAAGGAGGTCGGCCGGCTGCCGGGCGCGCTGCGCGTGGCGCCGGGCGACGACCGCGACGAGGTCCACATGTGGCGCAGCCTGCTCTAG
- a CDS encoding PLP-dependent cysteine synthase family protein, producing the protein MRYDTPLQAVGNTPLVGLPSFSPSPEVRIWAKLEDRNPTGSVKDRPALHMIERAEADGRLTPGCTILEPTSGNTGISLAMAARLKGYRMVCVMPENTSAERRQLLAMWGAEIISSPAAGGSNTAVRVAKELAAEHPDWVMLYQYGNPDNAGAHYATTGPEILADLPTITHFVAGLGTTGTLMGVGRYLREKVENVAIVAAEPRYDDLVYGLRNLDEGFVPELYDESVLTTRFSVGSEDAVRRTRELLAQEGIFAGVSTGAVLHAAVGVARKAARAGERADIAFVVADGGWKYLSTGIYTAASTEEAVAALHGQLWA; encoded by the coding sequence ATGCGTTACGACACGCCGCTGCAGGCCGTCGGCAACACCCCGCTGGTCGGCCTGCCCAGCTTCTCCCCCTCGCCCGAGGTACGGATCTGGGCCAAGCTGGAGGACCGCAACCCCACCGGCTCGGTCAAGGACCGCCCGGCCCTGCACATGATCGAGCGCGCGGAGGCGGACGGCCGGCTCACCCCCGGCTGCACCATCCTGGAGCCCACCAGCGGCAACACCGGCATCTCGCTGGCCATGGCGGCCCGCCTCAAGGGCTACCGGATGGTCTGCGTGATGCCGGAGAACACCTCCGCCGAGCGCCGGCAGCTGCTCGCCATGTGGGGCGCGGAGATCATCTCCTCGCCGGCCGCCGGCGGCTCCAACACCGCCGTGCGCGTGGCCAAGGAGCTGGCCGCCGAGCACCCGGACTGGGTCATGCTCTACCAGTACGGCAACCCGGACAACGCGGGCGCGCACTACGCCACCACCGGCCCGGAGATCCTCGCCGACCTGCCCACCATCACGCACTTCGTGGCCGGGCTCGGCACCACCGGCACGCTGATGGGGGTCGGCCGGTACCTGCGCGAGAAGGTGGAGAACGTCGCCATCGTCGCCGCGGAGCCCCGCTACGACGACCTCGTCTACGGGCTGCGCAACCTCGACGAGGGCTTCGTGCCCGAGCTGTACGACGAGTCCGTGCTCACCACGCGGTTCTCGGTGGGCTCCGAGGACGCCGTGCGGCGCACCCGCGAACTCCTCGCCCAGGAGGGCATCTTCGCCGGCGTCTCCACCGGCGCGGTGCTGCACGCGGCCGTCGGCGTCGCCCGCAAGGCCGCCCGGGCCGGGGAGCGGGCGGACATCGCCTTCGTGGTCGCCGACGGCGGCTGGAAGTACCTGTCCACCGGCATCTACACGGCCGCCAGCACCGAGGAGGCGGTCGCCGCCCTGCACGGCCAGCTCTGGGCCTGA